A genome region from Jeotgalibacillus aurantiacus includes the following:
- a CDS encoding pyrimidine-nucleoside phosphorylase: MRMVDIIEKKRNGGELSQAEINFVIEGYTNETIPDYQVSALLMAIYFEGMSQQERADLTMAMVESGDQIDLSAIEGVKVDKHSTGGVGDTTTLILGPLVAAVGVPVAKMSGRGLGHTGGTIDKLEAVPGFHVELSSEEFTRLVNEEKLAVIGQSGNLTPADKKLYALRDVTATVNSIPLIASSIMSKKIAAGADAIVLDVKTGAGAFMKDEAQARELAEAMVRIGNNVGRKTMAVISDMSQPLGLAIGNALEVKEAIDTLKGEGPEDLTELCLVLGSYMVYLAGKAGSLEEARTKLEEVIRNGEALNRFKAFLAGQGGDASVVDDPSRLPQAEHKIELEAKESGKVSRIVADSVGTAAMWLGAGRATKESEIDLAVGLMLNKKVGDSVEKGESLVTIYANDLTEVERVKEKLYESIIVSEEGHAPALIVGEVTGE; encoded by the coding sequence ATGAGAATGGTCGACATCATTGAGAAAAAACGTAATGGCGGCGAATTATCACAGGCAGAAATCAACTTTGTGATTGAAGGTTACACAAATGAGACGATTCCTGATTATCAGGTCAGCGCTCTTTTAATGGCCATTTATTTTGAAGGAATGTCTCAGCAGGAACGTGCAGATCTGACAATGGCAATGGTTGAATCAGGTGATCAGATTGACCTTTCAGCGATTGAAGGGGTTAAAGTCGACAAGCACTCGACTGGGGGAGTTGGTGACACAACAACCTTAATTCTTGGACCACTGGTTGCAGCTGTTGGCGTTCCGGTTGCGAAAATGAGCGGACGCGGTCTTGGGCATACAGGTGGAACGATTGATAAACTGGAAGCGGTTCCCGGGTTTCATGTAGAGCTTTCAAGTGAGGAATTCACCCGTCTTGTCAATGAAGAAAAGCTTGCTGTTATCGGACAAAGCGGTAACCTGACGCCTGCTGATAAAAAGCTGTATGCACTTCGTGATGTTACAGCAACAGTTAACAGCATCCCGCTTATTGCTTCCTCAATTATGAGTAAAAAAATTGCGGCAGGAGCGGATGCGATCGTACTTGATGTGAAAACCGGTGCAGGTGCGTTTATGAAAGACGAAGCGCAGGCACGTGAACTTGCAGAAGCCATGGTGCGTATTGGAAACAACGTTGGCCGTAAAACGATGGCTGTCATTTCGGATATGAGCCAGCCGCTTGGATTAGCGATCGGTAATGCGCTTGAAGTAAAAGAAGCCATCGATACGCTGAAAGGTGAAGGTCCTGAGGATTTAACAGAGCTATGTTTAGTCCTCGGCAGCTACATGGTTTACCTTGCGGGTAAAGCAGGCAGTCTTGAAGAGGCAAGAACAAAGCTTGAAGAAGTCATTAGGAATGGAGAAGCACTCAACCGTTTCAAAGCGTTCCTTGCAGGACAGGGTGGGGATGCATCTGTTGTTGATGATCCATCAAGACTCCCTCAGGCTGAGCATAAAATTGAGCTTGAGGCAAAAGAAAGCGGTAAGGTCAGCCGGATTGTTGCGGACAGTGTCGGAACAGCAGCCATGTGGCTTGGAGCAGGCCGCGCAACAAAAGAAAGTGAAATTGACCTCGCAGTCGGCTTAATGCTGAATAAAAAAGTTGGCGATTCCGTTGAAAAGGGAGAATCACTTGTAACGATTTATGCGAATGATTTGACCGAAGTGGAGCGCGTTAAAGAAAAGCTGTATGAAAGTATCATTGTATCAGAGGAAGGACATGCGCCAGCCCTGATCGTTGGTGAAGTAACAGGAGAATAA
- a CDS encoding D-alanyl-D-alanine carboxypeptidase family protein, translating to MKKILTMFIAAGFFFSASSVSAEENSLMNGVKSGILIDENTGMILLEKNANEKLPPASMTKIGTLLMIMEAIDSGKLKWTDEVQASEEAASMGGSQVYLKEGETMTVEEMVKAISVASANDASVAMAEHLAGSEAALVDQINKKAKSLGLTNTTFKNVTGLPAEGHESTANDMAILAKELLRHKKITEFTGIYEDFLRQDAEEPFWLVNTNKLVRSYKGADGLKTGFTKEAMYCLTATAQKNNMRLISVVFGAETSAERNRITAGILDYGFTHYQTKTLYKAGHAIAEVKISKGAPHEVKAVIDQPLSWLNDGKKEANVQKIISVDRDLKAPMKKGTQVGSVILKVDGKEVKELPLLTKHEVKRASWGDLFNRSLLELTDGTK from the coding sequence ATGAAAAAAATTCTCACAATGTTTATCGCAGCAGGGTTCTTTTTTTCAGCATCGTCAGTATCAGCAGAGGAAAACAGTCTGATGAATGGTGTCAAATCAGGAATTTTGATCGATGAAAACACGGGTATGATCCTGCTCGAGAAAAATGCAAACGAAAAATTACCACCTGCTTCAATGACAAAAATTGGAACACTTCTGATGATTATGGAGGCGATTGATTCCGGAAAGCTGAAGTGGACGGATGAAGTGCAGGCAAGTGAAGAAGCTGCGTCGATGGGCGGTTCCCAGGTTTATTTAAAAGAAGGCGAAACGATGACGGTGGAGGAAATGGTCAAGGCGATCTCAGTGGCCTCTGCAAATGATGCTTCAGTGGCTATGGCAGAGCATCTCGCCGGCTCTGAGGCTGCCCTTGTGGATCAGATAAACAAAAAAGCCAAATCGCTTGGATTGACGAATACGACATTTAAAAATGTGACGGGACTGCCGGCAGAAGGTCATGAGAGCACGGCGAATGATATGGCCATACTTGCTAAAGAACTGCTCAGACATAAAAAAATTACGGAGTTTACGGGAATTTACGAGGACTTTTTAAGGCAGGATGCAGAAGAGCCGTTCTGGCTCGTGAATACGAATAAACTCGTACGCTCCTATAAAGGCGCAGACGGACTGAAAACAGGATTCACAAAAGAGGCTATGTATTGTTTAACTGCAACTGCACAAAAAAACAATATGCGGTTAATTTCAGTCGTGTTTGGAGCCGAAACGTCTGCTGAAAGAAACCGAATTACTGCAGGAATACTGGATTACGGGTTTACCCATTATCAGACAAAGACCTTATATAAAGCGGGCCATGCCATTGCAGAGGTAAAGATCAGTAAAGGGGCTCCGCATGAAGTAAAGGCCGTCATTGACCAGCCGTTATCGTGGCTCAATGATGGAAAGAAGGAAGCAAACGTCCAAAAAATCATCAGTGTTGACCGTGACCTTAAAGCTCCAATGAAAAAAGGGACACAGGTTGGCAGTGTGATTCTAAAGGTGGATGGCAAAGAAGTTAAAGAGCTGCCGCTTTTGACAAAACATGAGGTAAAGCGGGCATCGTGGGGAGATTTGTTTAACCGTAGCTTATTAGAACTGACGGATGGAACAAAATAA
- the spoIIAA gene encoding anti-sigma F factor antagonist — MACKVEAEIKGNILLLRMEGELDHHEVESIRSELSELMDKNAIKHLVLNLSNLEFMDSSGLGLILGRYKSIQKAGGNVVLCSASPQVKRLFEMSGMFRILMVELSEERAFSRLGAVQ, encoded by the coding sequence ATGGCGTGTAAGGTAGAAGCTGAAATCAAGGGGAATATTCTGCTGTTAAGAATGGAAGGGGAGCTTGACCATCACGAGGTGGAGTCCATCAGAAGTGAATTATCTGAGCTGATGGATAAAAATGCGATTAAACACCTTGTGCTAAACCTTTCTAATCTGGAGTTTATGGACAGTTCAGGTCTCGGTTTGATCCTTGGCAGATACAAATCCATTCAAAAAGCTGGTGGAAATGTCGTTTTATGTTCAGCTTCACCGCAGGTAAAAAGACTGTTTGAAATGTCAGGGATGTTCAGAATTTTAATGGTGGAGCTGTCAGAGGAACGGGCATTCTCAAGATTGGGGGCCGTACAATGA
- the spoIIAB gene encoding anti-sigma F factor, with protein sequence MNNSLTCTFKSISENEALARMIAASFAASYDPTIGELSDIKTVVSEAVTNAIIHGYNGEEDHEVYMKMTMMDRVLKIEVRDTGKGIAEVEKAMEPLYTSRPDMERSGMGFTIMDHFMDGVEVISEPGKGTTVKMTKQLTSVQAECH encoded by the coding sequence ATGAATAACAGCCTGACGTGTACGTTTAAATCAATCAGTGAAAATGAAGCGCTTGCCAGAATGATCGCAGCTTCATTTGCAGCGTCATATGACCCGACCATCGGGGAGTTAAGCGATATTAAAACAGTTGTTTCAGAAGCCGTTACCAACGCCATCATTCACGGCTACAATGGGGAAGAGGACCATGAGGTTTATATGAAAATGACTATGATGGACCGTGTGCTGAAGATTGAAGTCAGGGATACGGGAAAAGGTATTGCAGAAGTAGAAAAAGCGATGGAGCCTCTTTATACATCCCGCCCTGACATGGAGAGATCTGGAATGGGATTTACCATTATGGACCACTTCATGGATGGCGTTGAAGTAATCTCTGAACCTGGCAAAGGTACGACTGTAAAAATGACAAAACAGCTGACATCCGTTCAGGCTGAATGTCATTAG
- the sigF gene encoding RNA polymerase sporulation sigma factor SigF, whose amino-acid sequence MSSYPVNHETVREWIRQSQSGDESARERMVESNIRLVWSVVQRFQNRGYDQDDLFQIGAIGLLKAVDKFDLSYNVRFSTYAVPMIIGEIQRFLRDDGSVKVSRSIKELAIKVKRAKEALSSQLGRLPTVNEIAAHLDVTPDDVLLSQEASRAPSSIHETVYENEGDPITLLDQLSADNGGWFHQIAIKEALLTLEQRDRKIIFLRYYMDCTQSEVAEKLGISQVQVSRIEKRVLQSIRHWMEEAQEA is encoded by the coding sequence ATGAGTTCATATCCGGTTAACCACGAAACGGTCAGGGAATGGATTCGGCAAAGTCAGTCAGGAGATGAGAGCGCGCGGGAAAGAATGGTTGAAAGCAACATCAGGCTTGTCTGGTCAGTCGTTCAGCGTTTTCAAAACAGGGGATATGATCAGGATGATCTGTTTCAGATCGGTGCGATCGGCCTTTTAAAAGCGGTCGATAAATTTGATTTGAGCTATAACGTGAGGTTTTCCACTTATGCTGTTCCGATGATTATCGGTGAAATTCAGCGGTTTTTGAGAGATGATGGGTCGGTAAAGGTCAGTCGCTCCATTAAAGAGCTGGCGATTAAAGTGAAAAGAGCAAAAGAAGCTTTAAGCAGTCAGCTCGGCAGGTTACCTACTGTCAATGAAATTGCAGCGCACCTGGATGTTACCCCTGATGATGTTCTGCTGTCACAGGAAGCCTCAAGGGCTCCATCCTCCATTCATGAGACTGTATATGAGAATGAAGGTGATCCGATTACACTGCTTGATCAGCTGTCTGCTGATAACGGTGGATGGTTTCATCAAATCGCGATTAAAGAAGCACTGCTGACGCTGGAACAAAGGGACCGGAAAATCATTTTTCTCAGGTATTATATGGACTGCACACAATCGGAGGTTGCTGAAAAGCTCGGCATTTCGCAAGTTCAGGTATCCAGAATCGAAAAAAGGGTGCTGCAGTCAATCCGGCACTGGATGGAAGAGGCTCAGGAGGCGTAA
- a CDS encoding stage V sporulation protein AA, with protein sequence MIITLRMKGKSGFSGKDITLKDIADIISHHDTDKIKNLVVGEWGQTTGRYKLIEQYHVESVIKHKHNEVHIKWIGPPHTLLDYGSSQSSPSFLLFLFAWLLLFSGAALTIMYFHEDVSMAESQIALTEMLGGSNPLWFQIPYSFGLGIGMYLFFNRFLNKKFSDEPSPLEMEVHHYEKSLADFLTEQEKARNRNG encoded by the coding sequence ATGATCATCACGTTACGGATGAAAGGGAAATCCGGATTTAGCGGGAAAGATATTACCTTGAAGGATATTGCTGATATTATCTCACATCACGACACAGATAAAATAAAAAACCTCGTGGTGGGAGAGTGGGGTCAAACAACCGGGAGATACAAGCTGATTGAGCAATATCATGTTGAATCAGTCATAAAACATAAGCACAACGAGGTTCATATTAAATGGATTGGCCCGCCGCATACGTTGCTTGATTATGGATCCAGTCAATCTTCACCTTCATTCCTGCTGTTTTTATTCGCCTGGCTTCTTCTGTTTTCAGGTGCAGCACTTACCATCATGTATTTTCATGAGGATGTCAGCATGGCGGAATCCCAGATTGCTCTGACTGAAATGCTTGGTGGAAGTAACCCGTTATGGTTTCAAATTCCGTATTCTTTTGGTCTTGGTATTGGTATGTACTTATTCTTCAACCGTTTTTTGAATAAGAAATTTTCAGATGAACCGAGCCCTCTCGAGATGGAAGTCCATCATTATGAAAAATCATTAGCGGATTTTTTGACAGAGCAGGAAAAGGCGCGAAATCGAAATGGCTGA
- a CDS encoding stage V sporulation protein AB — MAEHLLLLFLGLSSGLAVGGGFTAFLFALGIIPRLVDLTKTKSRLSLLEAALVMGAMSVCIMMISGWTFVNAVILVPFIGLFSGMFVGMLAGALTEVLKIIPLIARRLNSHTRLQAIIMAIITGKIAGSLFYWLIYLPYLKGE, encoded by the coding sequence ATGGCTGAACATCTTCTTCTGTTATTTCTCGGTCTGTCATCAGGCCTTGCAGTGGGAGGAGGGTTTACAGCCTTTCTTTTTGCGCTCGGCATTATTCCGCGACTGGTGGATCTGACGAAAACAAAAAGCAGGTTATCACTGCTTGAAGCAGCACTCGTTATGGGGGCAATGTCTGTATGCATCATGATGATATCCGGGTGGACCTTCGTGAATGCCGTGATTTTAGTTCCTTTCATTGGGCTGTTTTCCGGTATGTTTGTCGGCATGCTCGCAGGAGCCCTGACTGAAGTGTTAAAAATAATTCCCCTGATTGCCAGAAGACTGAATAGCCATACACGGCTTCAGGCAATAATAATGGCAATTATCACTGGCAAAATAGCCGGATCCCTGTTTTACTGGCTGATCTATTTGCCATATTTGAAAGGGGAATAG
- a CDS encoding spore germination protein codes for MLPTHNHELDLWLEEHAGLGKSFDFLVRHMMIHDHLISLYAVNGLCETRFIMEILDELTGDSDAVPPHMNTWVKNRLIHHSVESTDSKQALVRQVFSGLIAIKVDGEPDCFLIDVRSYPGRQPEEPDTEKVVRGSRDGFVENIIVNTALTRRRIRDPGLRFEMLEVGERSKMDVAIGYIKGLANDELVQVIKKEIEPIKTDGLIMTDKSLEEYIVKQGFNPYPLVRYTERADIAAEHLLEGHVCVYVDTSPSVMITPSTFFHHIQHAEEFRQSPAVGTFIRFIRILGIIASVFLLPLWYLLAIDPGLKPESLEFLGMKEDTAVPLIVQLLIADIGIEFLRMAAIHTPTPLSTAMGLIAAVLIGQIAIDVGLFVPEVILYVALAAIGTFATPSYELSVANKMARVLLMLLVWIFHISGFVIGLTLMLLFLMRIKVFSVPYLWPLVPFRPLALIHVLIRMPVTRSFVRPMIVKTKDRVRQKPSEK; via the coding sequence ATGCTGCCAACACATAATCATGAGCTCGACCTGTGGCTTGAAGAACACGCCGGCCTCGGGAAGAGCTTCGATTTTTTAGTCAGACATATGATGATCCATGATCACCTGATCAGTCTTTATGCCGTAAACGGCCTATGCGAAACGAGATTCATTATGGAAATTCTTGATGAACTCACAGGTGATTCAGACGCCGTTCCACCTCATATGAATACATGGGTGAAAAACAGGCTGATTCATCATTCGGTTGAGTCCACTGATTCGAAGCAGGCGCTTGTAAGACAGGTTTTTTCAGGATTGATTGCCATAAAAGTCGATGGAGAACCGGATTGTTTTCTGATTGACGTGAGGAGTTATCCCGGCAGGCAGCCTGAAGAACCTGATACTGAAAAAGTAGTCAGAGGATCCAGAGACGGATTTGTGGAAAACATCATCGTGAACACAGCCTTAACAAGAAGAAGAATAAGAGACCCGGGACTCCGTTTTGAAATGCTGGAGGTTGGGGAACGGTCTAAAATGGATGTTGCAATCGGTTATATCAAAGGGCTTGCCAATGACGAACTCGTTCAGGTGATCAAAAAAGAGATTGAACCGATTAAAACGGACGGATTAATCATGACTGACAAATCACTGGAAGAGTATATCGTGAAGCAGGGATTTAATCCATATCCGCTCGTGCGATATACAGAAAGAGCCGATATTGCAGCAGAGCACCTACTCGAAGGGCATGTATGTGTGTACGTCGATACTTCGCCAAGTGTCATGATTACACCTTCTACTTTTTTTCATCATATCCAGCATGCAGAAGAATTCAGACAGTCTCCTGCAGTCGGAACCTTCATCCGGTTTATCAGGATACTCGGAATCATCGCATCCGTATTTCTCTTACCGCTGTGGTACCTGCTTGCCATTGATCCCGGACTGAAACCGGAATCACTTGAATTTCTCGGGATGAAAGAAGATACTGCGGTTCCCCTGATTGTACAGCTGCTGATTGCCGATATCGGAATTGAATTTTTAAGGATGGCAGCCATTCACACCCCAACGCCGCTGTCGACCGCGATGGGTCTGATTGCGGCAGTTTTGATCGGACAGATTGCCATTGATGTTGGGCTTTTCGTTCCGGAAGTCATTTTGTATGTTGCGCTGGCTGCCATTGGAACATTTGCCACACCAAGCTATGAATTGAGTGTGGCAAACAAGATGGCACGTGTCCTTTTAATGCTTCTTGTTTGGATATTTCACATCAGTGGATTTGTGATTGGACTTACACTTATGCTGCTTTTCCTGATGAGAATAAAAGTCTTTTCAGTTCCTTATTTATGGCCACTCGTTCCATTTCGTCCGCTTGCGTTGATTCATGTGCTGATCAGAATGCCGGTTACCCGATCGTTTGTACGTCCGATGATCGTCAAAACAAAAGACCGTGTCAGACAAAAACCGTCAGAGAAATGA
- the lysA gene encoding diaminopimelate decarboxylase produces the protein MHYYGTSGINEKGHLTIGGVDTIELAEKYGTPLYVYDTALIRERARGFKETFEKLGVSSQVAYASKAFSSIAMIQLIEEEGLSLDVVSGGELYTALKAGFNPEKIHFHGNNKSRHEIEMALDAGVGCFVVDNFYELELLPEVCKEKNTTASILLRVTPGIEAHTHDYILTGQDDSKFGFGLQNGQADEALQSALENQNLRVLGLHCHIGSQIFETTGFIKAAERMIEKLAEWKERHSFESEVLNLGGGFGIRYTEEDTPIAPARYVEDIISHVKDQMGQRHLSMPEIWIEPGRSLVGDAGTTLYKVGSTKEVPDIRTYLAVDGGMSDNIRPALYKARYEAVIANHPEAVNDNVVSIAGKCCESGDMLIWDLPISDANPGDVLAVFCTGAYGYAMANNYNRIPRPAVVFVENGESELIIERESYKDLIRHDRPLKAGNKQ, from the coding sequence ATGCATTATTACGGAACATCAGGTATCAATGAAAAAGGTCACCTGACCATAGGTGGCGTCGACACGATTGAACTGGCGGAAAAATACGGCACGCCTTTATATGTATATGACACGGCTCTGATCAGGGAACGTGCAAGAGGATTTAAGGAAACGTTTGAAAAGCTTGGAGTATCATCACAGGTTGCATACGCAAGTAAAGCTTTCTCTTCGATTGCCATGATTCAGCTTATTGAGGAAGAAGGGCTCAGCCTGGATGTCGTATCAGGAGGAGAACTGTATACGGCTCTTAAAGCAGGGTTTAACCCGGAAAAAATTCATTTTCACGGGAACAATAAAAGCAGACATGAAATAGAGATGGCACTTGATGCAGGAGTAGGCTGTTTTGTCGTGGACAACTTTTATGAGCTTGAGCTGTTACCTGAAGTGTGTAAAGAAAAAAATACGACTGCCAGTATTTTGCTCCGTGTAACACCTGGAATTGAAGCGCATACCCATGATTATATTCTGACTGGACAGGATGATTCGAAATTTGGATTCGGCCTTCAGAACGGTCAGGCAGACGAGGCTTTACAATCAGCGCTTGAAAATCAAAATCTTCGAGTGCTCGGTCTGCACTGTCATATCGGGTCTCAGATCTTCGAAACAACCGGCTTTATTAAAGCTGCTGAAAGAATGATTGAAAAGCTGGCTGAGTGGAAAGAGCGCCACAGCTTCGAATCAGAAGTGTTAAATCTTGGTGGGGGATTCGGTATCAGATATACAGAAGAGGATACTCCGATCGCACCGGCAAGATATGTAGAAGACATTATCAGTCATGTGAAGGATCAGATGGGTCAGCGTCATTTGTCTATGCCTGAGATCTGGATTGAACCCGGGCGCTCACTTGTAGGGGATGCAGGAACGACGCTGTATAAAGTCGGTTCTACAAAAGAGGTACCTGATATCAGGACTTATCTGGCAGTAGACGGTGGAATGAGCGATAACATCAGACCGGCGCTTTACAAGGCGCGTTATGAGGCAGTGATCGCCAATCATCCGGAAGCTGTGAATGACAACGTTGTATCGATTGCCGGTAAATGCTGTGAATCTGGAGATATGCTGATCTGGGACTTACCAATCAGTGATGCTAACCCGGGAGATGTCCTGGCTGTATTCTGTACAGGCGCATACGGTTACGCGATGGCAAACAACTATAACAGAATTCCAAGACCTGCCGTCGTATTTGTTGAAAATGGAGAATCTGAGCTGATCATCGAGAGAGAAAGCTATAAAGATCTGATCAGACATGACAGACCATTAAAAGCAGGAAACAAGCAATGA
- a CDS encoding GNAT family N-acetyltransferase gives MLIRYKKSFEKIAMGLMSFMPTEKDIKQLQQSMKLYEEDQRYQLFLWKEEDIIGLAGVFIEEDAVTLQHISVNPSHRNEGIGRKMVETLKEIYADKQLKSNSYTSGFMARCDEHKENTAE, from the coding sequence ATGTTAATACGTTATAAAAAATCCTTTGAAAAAATCGCAATGGGGCTTATGTCTTTCATGCCAACTGAAAAGGATATCAAACAGCTTCAGCAATCCATGAAGCTGTATGAAGAGGACCAGCGCTATCAGCTTTTCCTATGGAAGGAAGAGGATATCATCGGGTTGGCTGGCGTATTCATCGAAGAGGATGCCGTGACGCTTCAGCATATTTCCGTTAATCCATCTCACCGGAACGAAGGGATCGGGCGCAAAATGGTTGAAACGTTGAAAGAGATTTACGCTGATAAACAGTTAAAAAGTAATTCGTACACGTCAGGTTTTATGGCGAGATGTGATGAACATAAAGAAAACACCGCAGAATAG